A region of Vitis riparia cultivar Riparia Gloire de Montpellier isolate 1030 chromosome 12, EGFV_Vit.rip_1.0, whole genome shotgun sequence DNA encodes the following proteins:
- the LOC117926855 gene encoding LOW QUALITY PROTEIN: uncharacterized protein At5g08430-like (The sequence of the model RefSeq protein was modified relative to this genomic sequence to represent the inferred CDS: inserted 1 base in 1 codon; deleted 2 bases in 1 codon), whose protein sequence is MRRRRRSKIKKEEIAEDYCFVCKDGGLLMVCDYKDCLKAYHPQCVGKEDSFLESDESWSCSWHSCFNCQKASKFQCYVCPKAVCGSCLSVSEFAQVRGKKGFCSHCLKLALLIEDEMDVDSDGGKVDFKDRETYEFLFMEYYEIIKDKEGITAENVHSADALLKKGKNYGSSSDSDELYKGHEEDQLELSDCDDMDDTEGHKRVVRRKSSVKGKATPLKREFIGWGSKVLIEFLASIGQDTTQKLSQYDVTSIISRYVNDNNLLHPQKKRKVLCDERLRPVLGRKSVNKNKIYDIVEGHLAENLEQSEDDEARYSSEDKDETVLMACKRQRKSNLETPQIKELTPLIPQSRFAAIVPKNIKLIYLKRXLMLELLKQPDTFESNEGSFVKVKADSYWYSQNQTHQLFQVTGIKKTSETQEINAEILLQVPNAKDIRINMLAELDLTEGECEDYRQKVKEGLYKRLTIVELEEKARSLHEDITKHWIEKEISLLQNLIDRANEKGWRRELFEYLDRKQLLMSSTEQSRLLNEVPKAIPDIEELEPASGDSSADDKQVDNGSPRTILIETTKTPSDKLKGKGTSMSVTDVAGYGDISNKSSASGIIGSGSGSDEDGNKEATDGNASQKDNEGDGNNKEHSADEIVGSDSASDINGKGKTTIGNTDTKVDEEKQQLSEASEAAGSEELFQQCQQSQIITPVGRSDLILQKMSRQMTSCFAGEKQMAPVAKFIELSDDDDDDDEDDNDGRKTPEAAKQKQTQNAPECEAWHCVGPLGERKGPFSLPLLKRWSDSSPYASKYKVWKTGQCEDKAILLGDAIRQLFPENPKKN, encoded by the exons atgaggaggaggaggaggagtaagataaagaaagaagagattGCAGAAGACTACTGCTTTGTCTGCAAAGATGGAGGTCTGCTTATGGTCTGCGACTACAA GGATTGTTTAAAAGCATATCATCCTCAGTGTGTGGGAAAAGAGGACTCATTTTTGGAGAGTGACGAAAGCTGGAGTTGCA GTTGGCATTCTTGCTTCAATTGTCAAAAAGCCTCAAAATTTCAGTGCTATGTTTGTCCAAAAGCTGTGTGTGGATCCTGCCTCAGTGTTTCTGAGTTTGCACAAGTAAGAGGGAAGAAAGGATTCTGTAGTCACTGTTTAAAGCTCGCATTACTTATTGAAGATGAGATGGATGTTGACTCTGATGGG GGCAAGGTAGATTTTAAAGACCGAGAGACATATGAATTCCTATTTATGGAGTATTATGAGATAATAAAGGATAAGGAAGGCATAACTGCAGAAAATGTCCATTCTGCAGATGCCCTATTAAAGAAAGGTAAGAATTATGGAAGCAGCTCTGATTCGGATGAGCTTTATAAAGGTCATGAAGAAGATCAGCTAGAACTATCTGATTGTGATGATATGGATGATACCGAGGGACACAAGCGGGTGGTTAGAAGGAAGAGCTCAGTGAAAGGTAAGGCCACACCATTGAAGAGAGAGTTTATTGGGTGGGGATCAAAAGTTCTTATCGAGTTCCTTGCATCCATCGGTCAAGACACAACCCAAAAATTATCACAGTATGATGTGACATCCATCATTAGTAGGTATGTTAATGACAACAATCTTCTTCATCCGCAAAAGAAGAGGAAGGTTCTTTGTGATGAAAGGTTGCGACCTGTTTTGGGGAGGAAATCagtcaataaaaataaaatatatgacatTGTGGAAGGGCATTTGGCTGAGAACTTGGAGCAGTCAGAGGATGATGAGGCTAGATACAGTTCAGAAGACAAGGATGAGACTGTCTTGATGGCCTgtaaaagacaaagaaaatctaACTTAGAGACACCTCAGATAAAGGAACTTACTCCACTGATACCTCAGAGCCGTTTTGCAGCTATAGttcctaaaaatattaaacttatcTACTTGAAGA AGTTAATGCTGGAGTTATTGAAGCAACCAGACACTTTTGAAAGCAA TGAAGGTAGCTTTGTGAAAGTGAAGGCAGACTCATATTGGTATTCTCAAAATCAGACTCATCAGCTCTTCCAAGTAACAG GCATAAAGAAAACCTCAGAAACTCAAGAAATCAATGCAGAAATTCTCCTGCAGGTCCCCAATGCAAAAGATATCCGTATTAATATGCTGGCCGAACTTGATTTGACTGAG GGAGAATGTGAAGATTATCGACAGAAAGTGAAAGAGGGCTTGTATAAAAGACTTACTATT GTGGAGCTTGAAGAGAAGGCCAGAAGTCTGCATGAAGATATAACCAAGCAT TGGATTGAAAAAGAGATTTCTCTATTACAAAACCTAATTGATCGAGCCAATGAGAAGGGATGGAGGAGAGA GCTGTTTGAGTACTTAGATAGAAAGCAGCTGTTAATGTCATCAACAGAACAGTCCCGACTCTTAAATGAGGTTCCAAAAGCAATTCCAGATATAGAAGAGCTTGAACCTGCTTCTGGGGATTCTTCTGCAGATGATAAACAAGTAGATAATGGCTCACCCAGAACGATCCTCATTGAGACTACTAAAACACCCAGTGataaattgaaaggaaaagGTACTTCGATGAGTGTTACAGATGTTGCAG GATATGGAGATATAAGCAATAAAAGTTCTGCTTCTGGGATTATTGGATCTGGTTCAGGCAGTGATGAGGATGGGAACAAAGAAGCCACTGATGGAAATGCTTCTCAAAAAGATAACGAAG GAGATGGAAATAACAAGGAACATTCTGCTGATGAGATTGTTGGATCTGATTCAGCCAGTGATATAAATGGGAAAGGAAAGACGACAATTGGGAATACTGATACAAAAG TTGATGAAGAAAAGCAGCAATTGTCTGAAGCATCTGAAGCAGCTGGGTCAGAAGAGCTGTTTCAGCAATGTCAGCAATCTCAAATTATTACTCCTGTGGGTCGATCAGACCTCATTCTTCAAAAAATGTCAAGGCAGATGACTTCATGTTTTGCTGGTGAAAAACAAATGGCACCAGTAGCCAAGTTCATTGAATtgagtgatgatgatgatgatgatgatgaagatgataaTGATGGAAGAAAGACCCCTGAGGCTGCGAAGCAGAAGCAGACACAGAATGCCCCTGAATGTGAAGCATGGCACTGTGTGGGTCCTCTGGGTGAAAGAAAGGGCCCATTCTCATTGCCATTGCTGAAACGCTGGAGCGACTCCAGTCCTTATGCCTCAAAGTACAAGGTCTGGAAGACAGGCCAGTGTGAAGACAAAGCAATCCTTTTGGGCGATGCCATTCGCCAGCTTTTCCCTGAGAACCCAAAGAAAAACTGA